The Tenacibaculum jejuense genome includes a window with the following:
- the recF gene encoding DNA replication/repair protein RecF (All proteins in this family for which functions are known are DNA-binding proteins that assist the filamentation of RecA onto DNA for the initiation of recombination or recombinational repair.) produces the protein MYLQKLSLVNFKNIEAQTFNFEKKINCFVGNNGVGKTNILDAIYYLSFAKSYFNPIAGQNIRHNEDFFMVEGDYLVKERSEKIICSLKRGQKKVLKRNGKVYDRFSDHIGQFPLVIISPADRDLIIEGSETRRKFIDGVISQQDKKYLSSLIAYNKILNQRNALLKFFAANRTFDALNLKVYNEQLIQFGEEIHEKRKEFLEKFTPIFNEKYKVISNDNEQVNLSYKSQLNTTSFSDLLDLQLEKDKILQYTSAGVHKDDLTFGIGSYPIKKFGSQGQQKSYLIALKLAQFEFIKKQSELTPILLLDDIFDKLDENRVSQIVNLVNDDEFGQIFITDTHSERTENVVKQSNKPYQIFNL, from the coding sequence GTGTATTTACAGAAACTGTCTTTAGTTAATTTTAAAAATATTGAAGCCCAAACATTTAATTTTGAGAAAAAGATTAATTGTTTTGTGGGAAATAATGGAGTGGGAAAGACAAATATTCTCGATGCAATCTATTATTTATCTTTTGCTAAAAGTTATTTTAACCCAATTGCTGGCCAGAATATTCGACATAATGAAGATTTTTTCATGGTTGAAGGAGATTATTTGGTGAAAGAACGTTCCGAAAAAATTATTTGTTCTTTAAAAAGGGGTCAAAAGAAGGTATTGAAGCGAAATGGTAAAGTTTATGATCGTTTTTCAGATCATATAGGTCAATTTCCTTTAGTTATAATTTCTCCAGCAGATAGAGATTTAATTATAGAAGGAAGTGAAACACGACGTAAATTTATTGATGGAGTTATTTCTCAACAAGACAAAAAATATTTATCTTCTTTGATAGCTTATAATAAAATTTTGAATCAGAGAAATGCCCTACTGAAATTTTTTGCAGCTAATCGAACTTTTGATGCATTGAATTTAAAAGTGTATAACGAGCAATTAATTCAGTTTGGAGAAGAAATTCACGAAAAGAGGAAAGAATTTTTAGAAAAGTTTACTCCAATTTTCAACGAGAAATATAAAGTGATATCTAATGATAATGAACAAGTAAACTTATCTTATAAAAGTCAGTTGAATACAACATCTTTTAGCGATTTATTGGATTTGCAATTAGAGAAAGATAAAATTTTACAGTATACTTCAGCAGGAGTTCATAAGGATGATTTAACTTTTGGAATTGGTTCGTATCCAATAAAAAAGTTTGGTTCTCAAGGACAACAAAAATCATACTTAATCGCTTTGAAATTAGCTCAGTTTGAGTTTATTAAAAAACAATCGGAATTAACGCCAATATTGTTGTTAGATGATATTTTTGATAAACTTGATGAAAATAGAGTTTCACAAATAGTGAATCTAGTGAATGACGATGAATTCGGACAGATTTTTATCACAGACACGCATTCTGAAAGAACAGAGAATGTAGTAAAGCAGAGTAATAAACCATATCAGATATTTAATCTTTAA
- a CDS encoding tetratricopeptide repeat protein, with protein sequence MATYKKRGYKPKKEKVVEEVIEETFDESQSDVAKTFDGLDEVANKSEQWIEKNSKPLFIGLVGVAALILVYLAYNKFVSEPNEVNAANELAYPRSFFDQAEKAAGEKADSLYTLGLKGGADGKYGFLDIAKSFGGTKAGNLANYYAGITYLRQKDYKNAISYLSDFDSDDELLGPTALGAIGDAFADINQTKEALEYYEKAATKKSNEFTTPMFLFKAGQTAMKLGEYDKALNHFTAIKEKYATTQIGRDIDKYLNSAKYAK encoded by the coding sequence ATGGCAACATATAAAAAGAGAGGATATAAACCTAAGAAAGAAAAGGTTGTAGAAGAAGTTATCGAAGAAACATTTGATGAGTCACAAAGTGACGTCGCAAAAACCTTTGACGGCCTTGATGAAGTTGCTAATAAATCAGAGCAGTGGATTGAAAAAAACAGCAAGCCATTATTCATTGGATTAGTAGGTGTCGCTGCATTGATCTTAGTGTATTTAGCTTACAATAAATTTGTTTCTGAACCTAACGAAGTAAATGCTGCTAACGAATTAGCTTATCCTAGATCTTTCTTTGATCAAGCTGAAAAAGCTGCAGGTGAAAAAGCTGATAGCTTATATACTTTAGGATTAAAAGGTGGTGCTGATGGAAAATATGGTTTCTTAGATATCGCAAAATCTTTTGGAGGAACTAAAGCTGGAAACTTAGCAAACTATTATGCTGGTATTACATATTTAAGACAAAAAGATTATAAGAATGCAATTTCTTACTTAAGTGACTTTGATTCAGATGATGAATTATTAGGACCAACTGCTTTAGGTGCTATCGGTGACGCTTTCGCTGATATTAATCAAACTAAAGAAGCTTTAGAATATTATGAAAAAGCTGCTACTAAGAAAAGTAATGAATTTACAACTCCTATGTTTTTATTTAAAGCTGGTCAAACAGCAATGAAATTAGGTGAGTACGATAAAGCTTTAAATCATTTTACAGCTATCAAAGAAAAATATGCTACTACTCAAATAGGTAGAGATATTGATAAGTATTTAAACAGTGCCAAATACGCTAAATAA
- the ribH gene encoding 6,7-dimethyl-8-ribityllumazine synthase, which produces MATTDLSYYDKNTIPNAKDFRFGIVVSEWNPEITKSLHKGAIDTLIDCGAEEKNIVSWDVPGSFELVYGCKKMIETEKLDAIIAIGNVIQGETKHFDFVCEGVTQGIVDLNIAYDVPVIFCVLTDNTRQQSIDRSGGKLGNKGIECAVAAVKMAALKNIGIKKNTVGF; this is translated from the coding sequence ATGGCTACAACAGACTTATCATATTACGATAAAAATACAATCCCAAATGCGAAAGACTTTCGATTTGGGATTGTTGTTTCAGAATGGAATCCTGAAATTACAAAGAGTTTACATAAAGGAGCTATCGATACTTTAATTGATTGCGGAGCTGAAGAAAAGAATATTGTTTCTTGGGACGTTCCTGGTAGTTTTGAATTGGTTTATGGCTGTAAGAAAATGATCGAAACTGAAAAACTTGACGCCATTATTGCTATTGGAAATGTAATTCAAGGAGAAACAAAACATTTCGACTTTGTTTGTGAAGGTGTGACTCAGGGTATTGTTGATCTTAATATAGCTTATGACGTACCTGTAATATTTTGTGTATTAACAGACAATACGAGACAACAATCTATCGATCGTTCTGGTGGAAAACTAGGAAACAAAGGAATTGAATGTGCTGTAGCTGCAGTAAAAATGGCTGCATTAAAGAACATCGGTATCAAAAAGAATACTGTAGGTTTCTAA
- a CDS encoding riboflavin synthase subunit beta, protein MLGWSKFKGKTHNVFEYKPRYYKGEGNPYEFKHKFDEYRTTVGKKKNLKEKFKAAINEFKTSENGGINKTIVIIASILTFIFLYVIDFDLSIFFSK, encoded by the coding sequence ATGTTAGGATGGAGTAAATTTAAAGGAAAGACTCATAATGTTTTTGAGTACAAACCTCGTTATTACAAAGGAGAAGGAAATCCTTATGAATTCAAACACAAGTTTGATGAATACAGAACCACAGTAGGGAAAAAGAAAAACTTAAAAGAAAAATTTAAAGCTGCAATCAATGAATTTAAAACTTCAGAAAACGGTGGAATAAATAAAACTATCGTTATTATTGCTTCGATTTTAACTTTTATATTTTTATACGTGATAGATTTTGATCTATCTATATTTTTTAGCAAATAA
- the mutL gene encoding DNA mismatch repair endonuclease MutL gives MSDIIQLLPDHVANQIAAGEVVQRPASVVKELLENAIDAGATSITLLLKDAGKTLVQVIDNGKGMSTTDARLCFERHATSKIKDAKDLFNLNTKGFRGEALASIAAIAHVELKTRQHNEEVGTAIKIEGSSVISQDVVSTAKGTSLAVKNLFYNIPARRNFLKSDTVETRHIIDEFQRVAMAHPDIAFQLHHNGNEVYHLKESNLRKRIVAIFGNKMNEKLVPLDEQTDIMKIRGFVAKPSYAKKKRGEQFFFVNDRFIKSSYLNHAVNSAFDGLLENGYHPTYFIYFDVPPNTIDINIHPTKTEVKFDNEKALYAILRATVKHSLGQYSVAPVLDFNRDATLDTPYTFKDKPAVSTPKIIVDPDFNPFKNEQISSPAPVTQKREAIPSSSPAQKTSSFKTDYKKDAGSWESLYVNTYESTQQEKLFESEKETETGKTFQIQKKYILSTIKSGVVLIHQSLAHQRVLYEEFLTNITIKDANSQQLLFPINISFSSSDIEMIFSIKSDLESAGFVFNEFTKESVVIGGIPTSISESQISLILEQLLDDLKLEVPDASFSHYDVMAKSFAKSLAIKTGTILSVKEQETLVNNLFSCKEPSVSPLGKPTFKTLTLQEIDNIFSN, from the coding sequence ATGTCAGATATTATTCAGTTACTTCCCGATCATGTTGCAAATCAAATTGCAGCAGGTGAAGTTGTTCAGCGGCCAGCCTCAGTTGTAAAAGAACTACTAGAAAATGCAATTGATGCTGGTGCGACTAGCATTACGCTACTTTTAAAAGATGCTGGTAAAACTTTAGTTCAAGTAATCGACAACGGAAAAGGAATGAGCACTACAGATGCTCGTTTGTGTTTTGAAAGACATGCTACTTCTAAAATTAAAGATGCTAAAGATTTATTTAATCTAAACACAAAAGGTTTTAGAGGAGAAGCTTTGGCTTCTATAGCAGCGATTGCTCATGTTGAATTAAAAACAAGACAGCACAACGAAGAAGTTGGAACGGCTATTAAAATTGAAGGAAGTTCTGTAATATCTCAAGACGTAGTTTCTACAGCTAAAGGAACAAGTTTGGCCGTTAAAAACTTGTTTTATAATATTCCTGCACGAAGAAACTTTTTAAAATCAGATACTGTTGAAACTCGACACATAATTGACGAATTTCAACGTGTTGCAATGGCGCATCCTGATATTGCTTTTCAATTACACCATAATGGAAATGAAGTTTATCATCTTAAAGAAAGTAATTTAAGAAAACGTATTGTTGCTATTTTTGGTAACAAAATGAATGAAAAATTAGTTCCTTTAGACGAGCAAACAGACATCATGAAAATAAGAGGTTTTGTTGCAAAACCTTCATATGCAAAGAAAAAGAGAGGCGAACAATTCTTTTTTGTTAACGATCGTTTTATAAAAAGTTCTTATTTAAACCATGCTGTAAATAGCGCTTTTGACGGTTTATTGGAAAATGGATATCATCCAACTTATTTCATCTATTTTGATGTTCCACCGAACACGATAGATATCAACATTCACCCAACTAAAACTGAGGTGAAATTTGATAATGAAAAAGCTTTATATGCCATTTTAAGAGCAACTGTTAAACATAGTTTAGGACAATACAGCGTTGCTCCTGTTTTAGACTTTAATAGAGATGCTACTTTAGACACACCATATACGTTTAAAGACAAACCAGCTGTTTCAACACCTAAAATAATTGTTGATCCTGATTTTAATCCGTTTAAAAATGAACAAATTAGTTCTCCTGCACCAGTAACTCAAAAAAGAGAAGCGATACCATCATCGTCTCCTGCTCAAAAAACATCATCTTTTAAAACTGATTATAAAAAAGATGCAGGAAGCTGGGAATCTTTATATGTAAACACATACGAAAGTACTCAACAAGAGAAACTGTTTGAAAGTGAAAAAGAAACAGAAACGGGTAAAACATTTCAAATTCAAAAGAAATATATTTTAAGCACTATAAAATCTGGAGTTGTTTTAATTCATCAATCCTTAGCTCATCAACGCGTTTTATACGAAGAATTTTTAACGAATATTACCATTAAAGATGCTAATAGTCAACAGTTATTATTTCCAATAAATATTTCATTTTCTTCGTCAGACATTGAAATGATTTTTAGTATAAAGTCTGATTTAGAAAGTGCTGGATTTGTATTTAATGAATTTACAAAAGAAAGTGTAGTTATTGGTGGAATTCCTACATCAATATCAGAAAGTCAAATTAGTTTAATTTTAGAACAACTTTTAGACGATTTAAAATTAGAAGTTCCAGATGCTAGCTTTAGCCATTATGATGTTATGGCTAAATCATTTGCTAAATCTTTAGCTATAAAAACTGGAACTATTTTATCTGTAAAAGAACAAGAAACTTTAGTAAATAATTTATTTTCTTGTAAAGAACCTAGTGTTTCTCCCCTTGGGAAACCAACATTTAAAACCTTAACTTTACAAGAAATCGATAATATTTTTAGTAATTAG
- a CDS encoding rhomboid family intramembrane serine protease, with protein MQQLTPAIKHLIIINAILFFAPQLLNLDLTNILALHFPQNDHFGFWQYATHMFMHGSVAHILFNMYGLWAFGTPLEQMWGKNKFLFFYFSAGIGAGLIYTLVNYYQFNDTFQQLLNLGLSENEIKNILISGSYNENIVTLSNLQMSKFYSLYHTPAVGASGAVYGVLVAFALAFPNAKLAMIFFPVPIAAKYFVPLIIVSDLFFGLTKYSIGNVAHFAHVGGAIIGFIIAWYWKKNQFRNY; from the coding sequence ATGCAACAATTAACACCTGCTATTAAACACCTAATTATAATAAATGCTATTCTATTTTTTGCACCTCAACTGCTAAATTTAGACTTAACAAATATTCTTGCCTTGCATTTTCCTCAAAATGATCATTTTGGTTTTTGGCAATATGCAACACATATGTTCATGCATGGAAGTGTAGCTCATATTTTATTCAACATGTATGGTTTATGGGCTTTTGGAACTCCTTTAGAACAAATGTGGGGAAAAAACAAGTTCCTATTCTTCTATTTTTCAGCTGGTATAGGTGCTGGTTTAATTTATACTTTAGTGAATTATTATCAGTTTAATGATACATTTCAACAATTATTAAATCTAGGTTTATCAGAAAATGAAATTAAAAATATTTTAATTTCTGGAAGTTATAATGAAAACATAGTAACACTTAGTAATCTCCAAATGAGTAAATTTTACTCACTTTATCACACCCCAGCTGTTGGAGCTTCTGGAGCTGTTTATGGAGTTTTAGTAGCCTTTGCTTTGGCTTTTCCTAATGCTAAACTTGCTATGATATTCTTCCCTGTACCAATAGCGGCTAAATATTTTGTACCTCTTATTATAGTTAGTGATTTATTCTTTGGATTGACAAAATACTCGATTGGAAATGTTGCTCACTTTGCTCATGTTGGTGGTGCAATTATTGGATTTATTATTGCTTGGTATTGGAAGAAAAATCAATTTAGAAATTACTAA
- a CDS encoding rhomboid family intramembrane serine protease: METINNLKQRFLSAGMLEKLIYINIAVFIIGLLTISFSGLYGTRTSFLTEWFALPSDLDKFITRPWSLVSYGFLHAGFLHILFNCIWLYIFGRLFIEYFTDKQLLNFYLLGTVFGGMAFLIAMNYFPIFSGAKPPIVGASAGISAIIIGTATHIPNYELRIPLINIYIKVWHLALFFILMDLISLSGGNGGGHFSHLGGALFGFLYVKYAGNKELDIFPSFKRTSKKKKTNLKTVHKSNNLTPRGPYRSKSDQQKKIDIILEKIGDSGYDSLTQEEKDFLFEQGKK, encoded by the coding sequence ATGGAAACTATTAATAATTTAAAACAACGATTCCTTAGTGCTGGAATGCTAGAAAAATTAATCTATATAAATATAGCTGTGTTTATAATAGGCTTGTTAACCATTTCTTTTTCTGGCCTATACGGAACACGAACTAGTTTTTTAACAGAATGGTTTGCCTTACCGTCTGATTTAGATAAATTTATAACTAGACCATGGTCATTAGTTTCTTATGGTTTTTTACATGCAGGATTCTTGCACATATTATTTAATTGTATTTGGCTATATATATTTGGCAGATTATTTATTGAATACTTCACTGACAAACAGTTACTAAACTTTTATTTATTAGGAACCGTTTTTGGTGGTATGGCTTTTTTAATTGCCATGAATTATTTTCCAATTTTCAGTGGTGCAAAACCTCCAATAGTTGGTGCTTCTGCTGGTATTTCTGCAATAATTATTGGTACAGCAACCCATATTCCAAATTATGAATTACGAATTCCTCTAATTAACATATACATAAAAGTTTGGCATTTAGCTTTATTTTTTATTCTTATGGATTTAATTAGTTTATCTGGCGGAAACGGTGGCGGCCACTTTTCTCATTTAGGTGGTGCCTTATTTGGATTTCTTTATGTTAAATACGCAGGCAACAAAGAACTCGATATTTTCCCTTCATTTAAGCGAACTTCTAAAAAGAAAAAAACTAACCTTAAAACAGTACATAAATCAAATAATTTAACTCCTAGAGGTCCTTACAGAAGTAAATCTGATCAGCAGAAGAAGATTGATATCATCTTAGAGAAGATAGGAGACTCTGGCTATGATTCTCTAACTCAAGAAGAAAAAGATTTTTTATTTGAACAAGGAAAAAAATAA
- a CDS encoding endonuclease/exonuclease/phosphatase family protein: MPKKKKYSFLDKLLYFINSIVATALLLSYFLAFVSPKTVPVFSVASLAVPFLIIANAIFFVYWVFKLRKHFILSGLILLLGWLFLPPFIKFSSKNTARNTDVKVMSYNVRMFNLYNWIKEDGISEKITEFIKEKDPDILAIQEYHHSKKRNLKFPYSYYVPKSKKNNFGLAIFSKYKIINKGSLDFKNSANNAIYIDVIKNKDTIRVYNLHLQSLRLNPKKENFGESSSEKLIGRLKNGFIKQASQVEVFLAHEKQWNRKKVICGDFNNTAFSWVYRQLCKDKKDAFEIAGNGFGKSFNYFFPMRIDFILTDESTNINNFKTYTPKYSDHFPIMSRINFE; the protein is encoded by the coding sequence TTGCCAAAGAAAAAGAAATATTCGTTTTTAGATAAATTACTGTACTTCATAAACTCCATTGTTGCTACAGCACTACTTTTATCTTACTTTTTGGCCTTTGTCTCACCAAAAACAGTTCCTGTTTTTTCTGTGGCAAGTTTAGCTGTTCCTTTTTTAATCATAGCTAATGCCATATTCTTTGTATACTGGGTTTTTAAATTAAGGAAACATTTTATTTTATCAGGATTAATATTACTGCTTGGCTGGTTATTCCTTCCTCCTTTTATTAAATTTTCTTCAAAAAATACAGCAAGGAATACTGATGTAAAAGTAATGAGTTATAATGTAAGAATGTTTAATCTTTACAACTGGATAAAAGAAGACGGAATTAGCGAGAAAATCACAGAGTTTATTAAAGAAAAAGATCCTGATATTTTAGCTATTCAAGAATATCATCATTCTAAAAAAAGAAATTTAAAATTTCCATATTCATATTATGTTCCAAAGTCGAAGAAAAACAATTTTGGACTAGCTATTTTCTCCAAATATAAAATTATTAACAAAGGTTCTTTGGATTTTAAAAACAGTGCTAATAATGCAATTTACATTGATGTTATAAAAAATAAAGATACTATTAGAGTCTATAATTTACACTTACAGTCTTTACGTTTAAATCCTAAAAAAGAAAATTTTGGTGAGTCTAGCTCTGAGAAACTAATTGGACGTTTAAAAAATGGTTTCATAAAACAAGCTTCACAAGTTGAAGTCTTTCTAGCTCACGAAAAACAATGGAATCGTAAAAAAGTTATCTGTGGTGATTTTAACAACACTGCGTTTTCTTGGGTTTACAGACAATTATGTAAGGACAAAAAAGATGCTTTTGAAATAGCTGGAAATGGTTTTGGAAAGTCGTTTAATTACTTCTTCCCTATGCGTATTGATTTCATTTTAACTGATGAATCTACAAACATCAATAATTTTAAAACCTACACCCCAAAATATTCAGATCATTTCCCGATCATGTCTCGAATAAATTTTGAATAG
- a CDS encoding geranylgeranyl reductase family protein codes for MKHFEVAVIGSGPSGASTAFHLAKKGISTVIIEKEKLPRYKTCGGGFVYRGRKDLPFDISSVVEREFNTVDILLGKKLHFKTVRKDPTITMIMRDSFDNLIVEEAKKLGVTLLEDNKLIGLDFQDEKTIVTTDKQQISAQFIIAADGALSPTAKMAGWNEETRKLIPALEYEVEVSEEDFNQLKDSVRFDIDAIPYGYAWSFPKKNHLSIGVASTKKARINLKKYYQEYLETLGITNILSESQHGFQIPIAPRTDGFVKNNVFLIGDAAGFADPITAEGISNAIYSGVLVANAIIESNSNVEKASELYLEKLNERLIPEIQTGLWLAKWFYEQKTIRNVLLKKYGQRFSDAMADIFHGDRSYPTDIKQAISKKVKELVF; via the coding sequence ATGAAACATTTTGAAGTTGCAGTAATAGGAAGTGGGCCTTCGGGAGCTTCAACTGCTTTTCATTTAGCTAAAAAAGGAATTTCAACAGTAATTATAGAAAAGGAAAAATTACCACGTTACAAAACTTGTGGTGGTGGTTTTGTGTATAGAGGTAGAAAGGATTTACCTTTTGATATTTCTAGCGTGGTTGAAAGAGAATTTAATACAGTTGATATTTTATTAGGTAAAAAACTTCATTTTAAAACTGTACGTAAAGATCCAACGATTACTATGATTATGCGTGATTCTTTCGACAATTTAATTGTTGAAGAAGCTAAAAAATTAGGAGTTACTTTACTTGAAGACAACAAACTAATTGGGTTAGATTTTCAAGATGAAAAAACAATAGTTACCACTGATAAGCAACAAATTTCTGCTCAATTTATTATTGCTGCAGATGGAGCTTTAAGTCCGACAGCAAAAATGGCGGGATGGAATGAAGAAACTCGTAAATTAATTCCTGCTTTAGAATATGAAGTAGAAGTTTCTGAAGAAGATTTTAACCAATTAAAAGATAGTGTACGTTTTGATATCGATGCTATTCCTTATGGCTATGCTTGGAGTTTCCCTAAGAAAAATCACTTATCAATTGGTGTAGCTTCTACTAAAAAAGCTAGAATCAACTTAAAAAAATACTATCAAGAATATTTAGAAACGTTAGGCATTACAAATATACTTAGCGAATCTCAGCATGGTTTTCAAATTCCAATCGCTCCAAGAACAGATGGTTTTGTAAAAAACAATGTGTTTTTAATTGGTGATGCAGCTGGTTTTGCCGATCCAATTACTGCGGAAGGAATTTCTAACGCTATTTACAGCGGAGTTTTGGTTGCTAATGCCATTATAGAAAGTAATTCGAACGTTGAAAAAGCTAGTGAATTATACTTAGAAAAACTGAACGAAAGATTAATTCCTGAAATTCAAACTGGATTATGGTTAGCGAAATGGTTTTATGAACAAAAAACAATTCGTAATGTACTATTGAAAAAATACGGACAAAGATTTAGCGATGCCATGGCTGATATTTTTCATGGCGACCGTTCTTATCCGACCGATATTAAACAAGCTATTTCTAAAAAAGTAAAAGAGTTAGTATTTTAA
- a CDS encoding class I SAM-dependent methyltransferase: MNVENSIKQNQLIQNYYQFQSIIYDVTRWSFLFGRKLIIDKIAEVCTPKTILEIGCGTGYNLKNLSKKFPESKIIGMDVSRDMLSIAEKKANKYSNIELIESPYGDSTILNNIQPDVILFSYMLTMVNPEFSFMISQAYKDLKPGGYVAVVDFYNSKHEWFRNHMGNHHVRMEGHLTPVLESKFETVQNEIHRAYFNTWQYFTFLGKK, translated from the coding sequence ATGAATGTAGAAAATTCAATCAAACAGAATCAATTAATTCAGAATTATTATCAATTTCAATCTATAATTTACGATGTTACTAGATGGTCATTTCTTTTTGGAAGAAAATTAATTATAGATAAGATTGCTGAGGTTTGTACTCCTAAAACTATTTTAGAAATTGGTTGTGGTACAGGATATAATTTGAAAAACTTAAGTAAGAAATTTCCTGAAAGTAAAATTATAGGAATGGATGTTTCTAGAGATATGCTTAGTATCGCAGAGAAAAAAGCAAATAAATATTCGAATATTGAATTAATTGAAAGTCCTTATGGAGATTCAACTATTTTAAATAATATCCAACCAGATGTTATTTTATTCTCATATATGTTAACTATGGTAAATCCAGAGTTTTCGTTTATGATTTCACAAGCTTACAAAGATTTAAAACCTGGAGGTTATGTAGCAGTTGTAGATTTTTATAACTCTAAACACGAATGGTTTCGTAATCATATGGGAAACCATCATGTACGAATGGAAGGTCATTTAACCCCTGTTTTAGAGTCTAAGTTTGAAACAGTGCAAAATGAAATTCATCGTGCATATTTTAATACTTGGCAATACTTTACATTTTTAGGGAAGAAATAA
- a CDS encoding DUF3419 family protein, which produces MSRLQNWFFHQIHGKKLIYNACWEDPRCDRKLLQLNKNSKLVMITSAGDNLLDYLLDEPTEIHSVDMNFRQNALLELKRTMFQYGDYEALFQFFGEGNFKEAKSYYRKYLRENLPDYAKEYWDEHIHYFQGKGKRNSFYYRGASGALAYLCRKYLYTSKKIRQNLENFMTSNTLKQQESYYTILEEKIFNPFISLLLNNHLTMYLAGVPRAQQALIQESYSGGNVAYIKESFRNVFTQLDIGDNYFYQVYLKGFYTQECCPEYLKQDNFLKLKDQQNNAYSYTTTLSGFLKENPAEYSHYVLLDHQDWLAANNVPALEEEWSLILKNSKPGTRILMRSAAKEIDFFPDFVKDRVDFDKELSDQLHKEDRVGTYASVYLGIVK; this is translated from the coding sequence ATGAGTAGACTACAAAACTGGTTTTTTCATCAAATACACGGAAAAAAATTAATATATAATGCTTGTTGGGAAGATCCACGATGCGATCGAAAATTATTACAATTAAATAAAAATAGTAAGCTTGTTATGATCACAAGCGCTGGTGATAATTTACTAGATTATCTTTTAGATGAACCTACGGAAATTCATTCTGTAGACATGAATTTTAGGCAAAACGCACTTTTAGAGTTAAAAAGAACTATGTTTCAATATGGAGATTATGAAGCATTGTTTCAGTTTTTTGGAGAAGGAAATTTTAAAGAGGCTAAAAGTTACTACAGAAAATATTTGAGGGAAAACTTACCAGATTATGCAAAAGAATATTGGGATGAACACATTCACTATTTTCAAGGGAAAGGAAAGAGAAATTCATTTTATTATCGTGGAGCTTCAGGAGCTTTAGCTTATTTGTGCAGAAAGTATTTGTATACGAGCAAGAAGATAAGACAGAATTTAGAAAACTTCATGACTTCAAATACCTTAAAGCAACAAGAGAGTTATTACACAATTTTAGAAGAAAAGATATTTAATCCTTTTATCTCTTTGTTATTGAATAATCATTTAACCATGTATTTAGCTGGAGTTCCTAGAGCTCAGCAGGCATTAATACAAGAAAGTTATTCTGGAGGAAATGTTGCTTATATCAAAGAATCGTTCAGAAATGTTTTTACACAACTAGATATTGGAGATAATTATTTTTATCAAGTGTATTTAAAAGGATTTTATACCCAAGAATGCTGTCCTGAATATTTGAAACAAGATAATTTTTTAAAATTAAAAGATCAGCAAAACAATGCATACAGTTACACAACTACACTAAGTGGTTTTTTAAAAGAAAATCCAGCTGAGTATTCTCATTATGTACTTTTAGATCATCAAGACTGGCTTGCAGCTAATAATGTGCCAGCATTAGAAGAAGAATGGAGTTTGATTTTAAAAAATAGTAAACCAGGAACTAGAATATTAATGAGATCAGCGGCCAAAGAGATTGACTTTTTCCCAGATTTTGTTAAGGATAGAGTTGATTTCGATAAAGAACTCTCAGATCAGTTACATAAAGAAGATAGAGTAGGGACTTATGCAAGTGTATATTTAGGAATAGTAAAGTAA